Proteins encoded together in one Longimicrobium sp. window:
- a CDS encoding glycosyltransferase translates to MKILHVIHGYPPRYNAGSEVYTQTLCHALADRHEVHVFTREEDPFAPECALRREADRDDPRVMLHVVNVPHGRDRYRHTGVDRCFAEVLDQVQPQVVHVGHLSHLSTSLVSVAAAREIPVVFTLHDFWLMCPRGQFIQTHPDDPADLWAVCDGQEDRRCAERCYTRSFSGAPEEREEDAAYWTGWVRRRMQHVREMMEHVDLFIAPSHSLLQRFRDEAGMDEGKLVHLDYGFDLSRLRGRRRAPGEPFTFGYIGTHIPAKGVHHLIEAFGQVRGDAFLRIWGRPRGQETESLRKLARRLPAGAAQRVQWMGEYRNQAIVPDVFDRVDAIVVPSIWAENSPLVIHEAQQARVPVITAAAGGMAELVHDGVNGLVFPHRDVAALADAMQRFADDPALAARLGARGHLRSSAGDVVSVREHAERIEGLYARAIERRDAARVTPLPGPWRITLDTNPDTCNLRCIMCEEHSPHSTLQRERRAAGRPRRVMPLETVRRVISEAAGQGLREVIPSTMGEPLLYEHFDEIVELCREYGVSLNLTTNGTFPGRGARAWAECIVPVTSDVKVSWNGATRETHELVMLGTRWERVLENVRTLVEVRDAHAAAGGNRCRVTFQLTFLESNVRELAGIVRLAAELGVDRVKGHHLWAHFREIEPLSMRRDSGARSRWNQAVAEARAAAAEARLPNGERVLLENFFTLDESGAPASAADGACPFLGREAWVSAEGRFNPCCAPDAQRRTLGEFGDLNSQSLGDIWSAEAYQGLVRGYRNRSLCRGCTMRRPAGAEA, encoded by the coding sequence ATGAAAATCCTTCACGTCATCCACGGCTATCCCCCTCGCTACAACGCTGGCTCCGAGGTCTACACTCAGACGCTCTGCCACGCGCTAGCCGACCGGCACGAGGTGCACGTCTTTACACGCGAGGAGGATCCGTTCGCACCGGAGTGCGCGCTTCGCCGGGAAGCCGACCGGGATGATCCCCGCGTCATGCTGCACGTCGTGAACGTGCCGCACGGCCGCGACCGCTACCGGCATACGGGCGTGGACCGGTGCTTCGCGGAAGTCCTGGACCAGGTGCAGCCGCAGGTGGTGCACGTGGGGCACCTGAGCCACCTCTCCACCTCGCTGGTGAGTGTGGCGGCCGCGCGCGAGATCCCGGTGGTCTTCACGCTCCACGACTTCTGGCTGATGTGTCCCCGCGGGCAGTTCATCCAGACGCACCCGGACGACCCCGCCGACCTATGGGCCGTTTGCGACGGGCAGGAGGATCGCAGATGCGCGGAGCGCTGCTATACGCGCTCCTTCTCCGGCGCGCCAGAGGAGCGGGAGGAGGATGCCGCGTACTGGACCGGGTGGGTGCGGCGGCGGATGCAGCACGTGCGCGAGATGATGGAGCACGTGGACCTCTTCATCGCTCCTTCGCACTCCCTCCTCCAGCGCTTTCGTGACGAGGCGGGCATGGACGAGGGGAAGCTGGTGCACCTGGACTACGGCTTCGACCTTTCCCGGCTGCGAGGGCGGCGGCGCGCGCCGGGCGAGCCGTTCACCTTTGGGTACATCGGCACGCACATCCCCGCCAAGGGCGTCCACCACCTGATCGAGGCTTTCGGCCAGGTGCGGGGAGACGCCTTCCTGCGCATCTGGGGGCGCCCCCGGGGGCAGGAGACGGAGTCGCTCAGGAAGCTGGCGCGGCGGCTTCCGGCGGGCGCCGCTCAGCGGGTGCAGTGGATGGGGGAATACCGGAACCAGGCCATCGTACCGGACGTGTTCGACCGGGTGGACGCCATCGTCGTTCCATCGATCTGGGCGGAAAACTCGCCGCTCGTGATCCACGAGGCGCAGCAGGCGCGGGTGCCGGTGATCACCGCCGCCGCGGGCGGCATGGCCGAGCTGGTCCACGACGGGGTAAACGGGCTGGTGTTTCCGCATCGAGACGTAGCGGCGCTCGCCGACGCCATGCAGCGCTTCGCGGACGATCCCGCCCTGGCCGCTCGCCTCGGCGCGCGCGGCCACCTGAGATCGTCAGCGGGAGACGTGGTCAGCGTGCGCGAACACGCGGAGCGGATCGAGGGGCTGTATGCGCGGGCGATCGAGCGGCGCGACGCCGCGCGGGTGACCCCGCTGCCGGGGCCGTGGCGCATCACGCTGGATACCAACCCGGATACCTGCAACCTGCGCTGCATAATGTGCGAGGAGCACTCGCCGCACAGCACGCTCCAGCGGGAGCGGCGTGCGGCCGGGCGTCCCCGCCGTGTGATGCCGCTCGAAACGGTGCGCCGCGTCATCTCCGAGGCCGCTGGGCAGGGCCTGCGGGAGGTGATCCCGTCCACCATGGGCGAGCCGCTCCTGTACGAGCACTTCGACGAGATCGTGGAGCTCTGCCGCGAGTACGGGGTCAGCCTGAACCTGACCACCAACGGCACCTTCCCAGGGCGTGGGGCGCGTGCGTGGGCGGAGTGCATCGTCCCCGTCACCTCCGACGTCAAGGTCTCGTGGAACGGCGCCACCCGCGAGACGCACGAGTTGGTGATGCTGGGAACGCGGTGGGAGCGCGTACTGGAGAACGTCCGCACGCTCGTGGAGGTGCGTGACGCGCACGCGGCGGCCGGTGGAAACCGCTGCCGCGTCACGTTTCAGCTCACCTTTCTGGAGAGCAACGTGCGCGAGCTGGCCGGCATCGTCCGCCTGGCCGCGGAGCTGGGCGTGGACCGCGTGAAGGGACACCACCTGTGGGCTCACTTCCGCGAGATCGAGCCGCTTTCCATGCGCCGCGACTCGGGCGCGCGAAGCCGGTGGAACCAGGCCGTCGCGGAGGCACGGGCGGCCGCCGCGGAGGCCCGGCTTCCGAACGGCGAGCGCGTGCTGCTCGAGAACTTCTTCACGCTCGATGAGTCCGGCGCCCCTGCGTCGGCCGCGGACGGGGCGTGCCCGTTCCTTGGCCGTGAGGCGTGGGTCAGCGCGGAGGGGCGCTTCAACCCGTGCTGCGCACCCGACGCGCAACGCCGCACGCTCGGCGAGTTCGGTGACCTGAACAGCCAATCGCTGGGCGACATATGGAGCGCCGAGGCGTACCAGGGATTGGTCCGCGGCTACCGCAACCGGAGCCTCTGCCGCGGGTGCACCATGCGCCGGCCCGCTGGCGCGGAGGCGTGA
- a CDS encoding methyltransferase produces the protein MRNASHTRSAVVDWRATRVAVEGTHHLCGGAPCYADRFDEVLPFHDPGLAPVRRQGVAWHITPGGAPAYAPRFLRTFGFYEARAAVVAAGGWHHVRVDGTPLYPERYAWCGNFQGERCTVREVGGRYFHLDPAGRPAYARRWRYAGDFRESAAVVQGDDGRSTHVDRDGNPLHDVWFLDLGVFHKGVAPARDRAGWTHVDRCGVPLYERRFAAAEPFYNGQARVERRDGALEVIDEAGRTAMELRAPFRSEFQALSSDLVGFWRTETLAAAVQLQVPDSLPATAEELGAARGLSVEGARRLLHALGEMGVVRLADNGRWEATARGELLRTDHPLSLACAALEYAGPLRERWSALPVALREERWRPPDVFREVAADAERRVSHHRMLRSYALHDYAPLVGRLPIRPGEVVLDAGGGSGALAELIAAHWPDARVVALDLPLVVRQVPRGSRMAAVGADLWEPWPVRADVVVLARVLHDWDDGAAAKILERGRAALRPGGRIVVVEMLRDNDTHYGGLCGLHLLAVTGGRERTFAEFTALFASAGLRADVPGDAPGLCQLLVCHPAGDVAG, from the coding sequence ATGAGAAACGCCTCGCATACCCGGTCCGCCGTCGTGGACTGGCGTGCCACGCGCGTGGCGGTGGAAGGCACCCACCACCTGTGTGGCGGTGCCCCGTGCTACGCGGACCGCTTTGACGAGGTGCTGCCGTTCCACGACCCTGGACTCGCCCCGGTGCGGCGCCAGGGGGTGGCGTGGCACATCACGCCCGGCGGAGCGCCGGCGTACGCGCCCCGCTTTCTGCGCACCTTCGGGTTCTACGAAGCGCGGGCGGCTGTCGTCGCGGCCGGTGGCTGGCACCACGTGCGCGTGGATGGCACGCCGCTCTATCCCGAGCGATACGCCTGGTGCGGCAACTTCCAGGGAGAGCGCTGCACCGTGCGCGAGGTGGGCGGGCGATATTTCCACCTGGACCCGGCTGGACGGCCGGCATACGCGCGGCGCTGGCGGTACGCGGGCGACTTCCGCGAGAGCGCCGCCGTGGTGCAGGGGGATGACGGCCGCTCCACGCACGTGGACCGCGACGGCAACCCGCTTCACGACGTGTGGTTCCTGGATCTCGGCGTCTTCCACAAGGGCGTCGCCCCCGCGCGCGATCGGGCGGGTTGGACCCACGTGGACCGGTGCGGCGTTCCCTTGTACGAGCGCCGGTTCGCGGCGGCGGAGCCGTTCTACAACGGGCAGGCGCGGGTGGAGCGGCGCGACGGGGCGCTGGAGGTGATCGACGAGGCAGGACGGACGGCCATGGAGCTGCGCGCGCCTTTTCGCAGCGAGTTCCAGGCGCTCTCCTCCGACCTGGTCGGGTTCTGGCGGACGGAGACGCTTGCGGCGGCGGTGCAGCTTCAGGTTCCCGACAGCCTTCCCGCCACGGCCGAGGAGCTCGGCGCCGCGCGAGGCCTTTCCGTCGAGGGCGCGCGGCGGCTGCTGCATGCGCTGGGTGAGATGGGCGTAGTGCGCCTTGCGGACAACGGGCGGTGGGAAGCGACCGCGCGCGGGGAGCTACTGCGCACGGACCATCCCCTCTCGCTGGCATGCGCCGCGTTGGAGTACGCCGGACCGCTGCGGGAGCGGTGGAGCGCGCTGCCGGTTGCACTGCGGGAAGAGCGGTGGCGCCCGCCAGACGTGTTTCGTGAGGTAGCCGCGGATGCGGAGCGGCGCGTGTCGCACCACCGGATGCTGCGGAGCTACGCTCTGCACGACTACGCGCCGCTCGTGGGACGGCTGCCGATCCGCCCCGGTGAGGTCGTGCTCGACGCGGGGGGCGGCTCGGGCGCGCTGGCGGAGCTGATCGCCGCCCACTGGCCCGATGCACGCGTGGTGGCCCTCGACCTGCCCCTGGTGGTCCGGCAGGTGCCGCGAGGCTCTCGCATGGCCGCGGTCGGCGCGGACCTGTGGGAACCCTGGCCGGTGCGGGCCGACGTGGTGGTGCTCGCGCGGGTGCTTCACGACTGGGACGACGGGGCGGCGGCGAAGATCCTGGAGCGGGGCCGGGCGGCGCTGCGTCCCGGCGGCCGGATCGTCGTGGTCGAGATGCTGCGCGACAATGACACGCACTACGGCGGGCTGTGCGGGCTCCACCTCCTGGCGGTCACCGGGGGGAGGGAACGGACCTTCGCGGAGTTCACCGCACTCTTTGCGAGCGCCGGGCTGCGGGCCGATGTCCCGGGGGACGCGCCGGGGCTCTGCCAGCTCCTCGTCTGCCACCCGGCAGGGGACGTGGCTGGCTGA
- a CDS encoding OmpA family protein — translation MRYGMGDEEGDGGPWPAFADLLAATTLLFLILFAALAVPAIQRAGQADAQASNLARIEAALAGAADRRVAVQRVGDYVLVRIAEEATFPRNEYALARLKPEGRAILHDFGRFLHGGLVNEIDQVQVVGHTSSEGSDERNWELSAARAATVALFLIDSAGVPACRVSALGRSHYYPVRPDRARAGADADPADRRIELEIRPQLPGDSVQRRRRDACVEIRR, via the coding sequence ATGCGCTACGGCATGGGAGACGAGGAGGGCGACGGCGGCCCTTGGCCGGCGTTCGCGGACCTGCTGGCCGCCACCACCCTCCTCTTCCTGATCCTCTTTGCCGCGCTCGCGGTGCCGGCCATCCAGCGCGCGGGCCAGGCCGATGCACAGGCGTCGAACCTGGCGCGCATCGAAGCGGCGCTCGCCGGGGCCGCGGACCGGCGCGTTGCCGTGCAGCGCGTGGGAGACTACGTGCTGGTGCGCATCGCCGAGGAGGCCACCTTCCCCCGCAATGAGTACGCGCTCGCCCGCCTCAAGCCCGAGGGACGGGCGATCCTGCACGACTTCGGGCGCTTCCTGCACGGCGGGCTGGTGAACGAGATCGACCAGGTGCAGGTGGTCGGCCACACCAGCAGCGAGGGGAGCGACGAGCGGAACTGGGAGCTGAGCGCGGCGCGCGCGGCGACCGTGGCGCTCTTTCTGATCGACAGCGCCGGCGTCCCCGCCTGCCGCGTGTCGGCGCTGGGGCGCAGCCACTACTACCCGGTGCGCCCCGACCGCGCCCGCGCCGGCGCCGACGCAGACCCCGCGGACCGCCGAATCGAGCTGGAGATCCGCCCGCAGCTTCCCGGCGACAGCGTGCAGCGCCGCCGTCGCGACGCCTGTGTGGAGATCCGCCGGTGA
- a CDS encoding type II toxin-antitoxin system VapC family toxin, translated as MRYLLDTNIVSDLVRRPQGPVTKRIRQVGEAGVCTSIVVAAELRFGAEKKGSARLTEQVEAVLGVLDVLPLEPPADAVYGVLRTRLERMGQPIGGNDLLIAAQTVALGYTLVTDNEREFARIAELYVENWLR; from the coding sequence ATGCGCTACCTGCTGGACACCAACATCGTCTCGGATCTCGTGCGCCGGCCACAGGGGCCCGTTACGAAGCGCATTCGCCAGGTCGGTGAGGCGGGGGTCTGCACGAGCATCGTCGTGGCGGCTGAGCTCCGGTTCGGCGCCGAGAAGAAAGGTTCGGCACGCCTAACTGAACAGGTAGAAGCGGTGCTCGGAGTTCTCGACGTCCTGCCCCTGGAGCCCCCTGCGGACGCGGTGTACGGGGTCCTCCGCACGCGCCTTGAAAGGATGGGTCAGCCAATCGGCGGCAATGACTTGCTCATCGCAGCGCAGACCGTGGCGCTCGGCTATACCCTCGTTACCGACAACGAGCGGGAGTTCGCCCGGATCGCGGAGCTGTATGTGGAGAACTGGCTGAGATAA
- a CDS encoding tyrosine-protein phosphatase, which yields MTATHLHSVARTIVEWASAHSGIQAGFWYGGFGNGQVWPESDLDLALLLEPDCDPAALAEALTGALEAAGHAPRHGCLLPDERRIAVWTGAAPTRIDVVFGHQPAELAWLADAVDVPAPRLTAAWPLNEDDEEVRSLLLRAAAEHDPLDAAARRARAEREIDKFVVAFDQCSSAHARSDAYAFYFHYNLALGRLMRVVQLTRGGVRHLYLPRNLMAGLMPVAEQLEYRALAGTLYLPEALNRKTALADRFLAAVKEARETLDVHRDAATLRELLESVQRRDLFFNVRDVALSFPGRVVPGRLIRASALARWSGRDELGRWFGDGGVTDVIDLRNADECERMPYTDGDRGRVQVHHAPVPAPSADELPNAAFVERIRESAAEVRRIVEIVGSAHGAVVVHCHVGRDRTGWVCALLQAALDLPREAIVRDYLASRMGTRAVVMEALLSELDRAGGAGALLREMGVTAPEMQSLRARLIPSTSPAEQ from the coding sequence ATGACGGCCACACACCTGCATTCCGTCGCCCGCACCATCGTGGAGTGGGCGTCCGCGCATTCGGGCATCCAAGCGGGATTCTGGTACGGCGGGTTCGGAAATGGCCAGGTGTGGCCGGAAAGCGACCTCGACCTGGCGCTGCTCCTGGAACCCGACTGCGATCCGGCGGCTCTCGCGGAAGCGCTGACGGGGGCGCTGGAGGCGGCTGGACACGCGCCGCGGCACGGCTGCCTTCTCCCCGACGAACGCCGGATCGCGGTCTGGACCGGCGCGGCTCCCACGCGCATCGACGTCGTGTTCGGCCACCAGCCGGCGGAGCTGGCGTGGCTGGCGGACGCGGTGGACGTCCCCGCGCCACGGCTCACCGCCGCCTGGCCGCTTAACGAGGACGACGAGGAGGTGCGGTCGCTGCTCCTGCGGGCGGCCGCCGAGCACGACCCGCTGGATGCCGCTGCCCGGCGAGCACGCGCCGAACGTGAAATCGACAAGTTCGTGGTGGCGTTCGACCAGTGCTCGTCCGCGCACGCCCGCAGCGATGCGTATGCCTTCTACTTCCACTACAACCTCGCCCTGGGCCGGCTGATGCGCGTGGTGCAGCTGACACGTGGCGGAGTCCGGCACCTCTACCTCCCCCGCAACCTGATGGCCGGGCTCATGCCGGTGGCCGAGCAGCTGGAGTACCGCGCCCTGGCGGGCACGCTCTATCTGCCCGAGGCGCTGAACCGGAAAACGGCGCTGGCGGATCGCTTTCTGGCCGCGGTGAAGGAGGCTCGCGAGACGCTGGACGTACACCGCGACGCCGCGACCCTGCGGGAGCTCCTGGAGAGCGTGCAGCGGCGCGACCTGTTCTTCAACGTCCGTGACGTCGCGCTCTCATTTCCCGGGCGCGTGGTTCCGGGACGCCTGATCCGTGCGTCCGCGCTGGCCCGGTGGAGCGGCCGCGACGAGCTGGGCCGCTGGTTTGGCGACGGGGGCGTGACTGACGTGATCGATCTGCGCAACGCGGACGAATGCGAGCGGATGCCGTACACTGACGGCGATCGCGGCCGGGTGCAGGTGCATCACGCCCCTGTTCCCGCTCCTTCCGCGGACGAGCTGCCGAACGCCGCGTTCGTGGAGCGCATTCGTGAATCCGCGGCGGAGGTGCGGCGGATCGTGGAAATCGTGGGTTCGGCGCACGGTGCCGTCGTGGTCCATTGCCACGTGGGTAGGGATCGGACCGGCTGGGTTTGCGCCCTTCTGCAGGCGGCGCTGGATCTCCCTCGCGAAGCGATCGTCCGCGACTATCTCGCCTCGCGAATGGGAACTCGCGCGGTGGTGATGGAAGCGCTGCTATCCGAGCTGGACAGGGCAGGCGGCGCAGGCGCGCTGCTGCGGGAGATGGGCGTGACCGCGCCGGAGATGCAGTCGCTGCGCGCCCGGCTCATCCCGTCCACATCCCCTGCCGAACAGTGA
- a CDS encoding amino acid permease, translating into MSSKFFPRPDTALAAHADPIDLVRVPLLLSPSAIPRPVDSTPHAGTAQPALARRLGLFDATMIVMGGIVGSGIFVTPYVVARQVHTPALIVGAWLAGGLVALAGAFVYAELAARRPHVGGQYAYLRDAFHPAVAFVYGWALLLVIQTGGMAAVAVTFARYFREVTHLPLAEPVVAALGIALLVAVNCMGVRSGSTVQNGLMILKIVAIVGLIAAGLVFVAPDAGAAPAPAPAPSGSLLLAFGAAMTPVMFSYGGWQTASFVAGEMRDPRRDLARGLLIGVAGVIALYVGVTLACVHALGASGLAATTTPASSVMRLAFGERGAALIAAGIAISTLGFLSQGMLTAPRVYFAMAADGVFFRSVARVSQRTRAPVVAVALQGVLSLLIALTGTFEQILGYVVAVDWVFFALTGAALFVFRRREGEADGGARVPGHPVTTALFVAAAALIVVSTVLDAPVNSAVGLGIMLAGLPVYALWRRRAG; encoded by the coding sequence ATGTCGAGCAAGTTCTTTCCGCGGCCGGATACGGCCCTTGCCGCGCACGCCGATCCCATCGACCTTGTGCGCGTCCCGCTGCTCCTCTCCCCCTCCGCCATTCCGCGCCCCGTGGATTCCACACCTCACGCAGGTACCGCGCAGCCCGCGCTGGCGCGCAGGCTGGGGCTGTTCGACGCCACGATGATCGTGATGGGCGGCATCGTGGGAAGCGGCATCTTCGTGACGCCGTACGTGGTCGCGCGGCAGGTGCACACGCCCGCGCTCATCGTGGGCGCGTGGCTGGCGGGCGGGCTGGTCGCGCTGGCGGGCGCCTTCGTCTACGCGGAGCTCGCGGCGCGGCGGCCGCACGTGGGCGGGCAGTACGCGTATCTGCGCGATGCCTTTCATCCCGCCGTGGCCTTCGTCTACGGGTGGGCGCTGCTGCTGGTGATCCAGACGGGCGGGATGGCGGCCGTCGCCGTGACCTTTGCGCGCTACTTCCGCGAGGTCACGCACCTGCCGCTGGCGGAGCCCGTCGTGGCGGCGCTGGGGATCGCGCTGCTGGTGGCCGTCAACTGCATGGGCGTGCGCTCCGGCAGCACCGTACAGAACGGGCTGATGATCCTCAAGATCGTGGCGATCGTGGGGCTGATCGCGGCCGGCTTGGTCTTCGTGGCGCCGGACGCGGGCGCCGCACCGGCCCCGGCGCCCGCGCCTTCGGGGAGCCTGTTGCTGGCCTTCGGCGCGGCGATGACGCCCGTGATGTTCTCGTACGGCGGGTGGCAGACGGCGAGCTTCGTGGCCGGCGAGATGCGCGACCCGCGGCGGGACCTCGCGCGCGGGCTGCTGATCGGCGTTGCGGGGGTGATCGCGCTGTACGTGGGGGTTACGCTGGCGTGTGTCCATGCGCTCGGCGCGAGCGGTCTGGCGGCGACCACCACGCCGGCTTCCAGCGTGATGCGGCTGGCGTTCGGCGAGCGCGGCGCGGCGCTGATCGCGGCGGGCATCGCCATCAGCACGCTCGGGTTCCTGAGCCAGGGGATGCTCACGGCCCCGCGCGTGTACTTCGCCATGGCGGCGGACGGGGTTTTCTTCCGTTCCGTGGCGCGGGTGTCGCAGCGCACGCGGGCACCGGTGGTGGCCGTGGCGCTGCAGGGCGTGCTCTCGCTGCTCATCGCCCTCACCGGGACGTTCGAGCAGATCCTGGGCTACGTGGTGGCGGTGGACTGGGTCTTCTTTGCGCTCACGGGCGCCGCGCTCTTCGTCTTCCGCCGCCGCGAGGGTGAGGCGGACGGCGGCGCGCGCGTGCCCGGACACCCGGTGACGACGGCGCTCTTCGTGGCCGCGGCGGCGCTCATCGTGGTCAGCACCGTGCTGGACGCGCCGGTGAACAGCGCGGTCGGGCTCGGGATCATGCTCGCCGGCCTCCCCGTGTACGCGCTCTGGCGCCGGCGCGCGGGATGA
- a CDS encoding AbrB/MazE/SpoVT family DNA-binding domain-containing protein, producing MSAQRRVKLFRNGRNQAIRIPREFELAGEDAILRKEGERLIIEPAPPQSLLALLASLEPLDEDFPPIPELPMDSVDL from the coding sequence GTGAGCGCACAGCGTCGCGTCAAGTTGTTTAGGAACGGGCGGAACCAGGCGATACGAATTCCTCGCGAGTTCGAGTTGGCTGGCGAGGATGCCATCCTGCGGAAGGAGGGCGAGCGGCTGATCATCGAACCCGCGCCGCCGCAGTCGTTGCTTGCGCTGTTAGCATCATTGGAACCGCTCGACGAGGACTTCCCGCCCATCCCGGAGCTGCCGATGGACTCGGTGGATCTCTGA
- a CDS encoding pyridoxal phosphate-dependent aminotransferase, which yields MTGSEYLRWAKTRPPARFDLTSSGVPYLPLHELAVSIDDLEISGTGAYGYAPLQQAIAARYRVDVSCVASAMGASMANLLALAAVVRPGDEVLIEHPTYEPLIAAARWLGAEVRSFARRADDGFRLDPAEVERRMTDRTRAVVVTNLHNPSSALAEDDTLRQIGEIAARTGARVIMDEVYLDALWEPAPRTSFHLGETFIATNSLTKVYGLNGLRCGWILAAPEIVERAWRQTELFNNIGVHAAERLSLAAFQKLDAIALRSRALLDANAAVLNEFYAAHAGHLVVSPHAHGTVSFPRLRTGDADALCDLLAARYDTAVVPGRFFGVSDHLRIGLGVEPATFREGLERVGNALNGRSHRAG from the coding sequence ATGACGGGCTCCGAGTACCTCCGCTGGGCCAAGACGCGCCCGCCGGCCCGATTCGACCTCACCTCCAGCGGCGTGCCGTACCTCCCGCTCCACGAGCTCGCCGTCTCCATCGACGACCTGGAGATCAGCGGCACGGGCGCGTACGGCTACGCGCCGCTCCAGCAGGCCATCGCGGCGCGCTACCGGGTGGACGTGTCGTGCGTCGCATCGGCGATGGGCGCGTCGATGGCCAACCTCCTCGCGCTCGCGGCTGTCGTCCGGCCGGGAGATGAGGTGCTCATCGAACATCCGACGTACGAGCCGCTGATCGCCGCGGCGCGCTGGCTGGGCGCGGAGGTGCGCTCCTTCGCGCGTCGTGCCGATGACGGCTTCCGCCTAGACCCGGCGGAGGTGGAGCGGCGGATGACGGACCGCACGCGCGCCGTCGTCGTCACCAACCTCCACAACCCCAGCAGCGCACTCGCGGAAGACGACACGCTGCGCCAGATCGGCGAGATCGCGGCGCGGACCGGCGCGCGCGTCATCATGGACGAGGTCTACCTCGACGCGCTCTGGGAGCCCGCGCCGCGTACGTCCTTTCATCTGGGCGAGACGTTCATCGCCACGAACAGCCTCACCAAGGTCTACGGCCTCAACGGCCTGCGCTGCGGCTGGATCCTCGCCGCGCCGGAGATCGTGGAGCGCGCCTGGCGTCAGACGGAGCTGTTCAACAACATCGGCGTCCACGCGGCGGAGCGGCTGAGCCTGGCCGCCTTCCAGAAGCTGGACGCCATCGCCCTCCGCTCGCGCGCGCTGCTGGACGCCAACGCCGCCGTCCTCAACGAGTTCTACGCCGCGCACGCCGGCCACCTGGTCGTCTCGCCCCACGCGCACGGCACCGTCTCCTTCCCCCGCCTCCGCACCGGCGACGCGGACGCGCTCTGCGATTTGCTCGCGGCGCGGTACGATACGGCCGTGGTGCCCGGGCGCTTCTTTGGAGTGTCGGACCACCTGCGCATCGGCCTTGGCGTGGAACCGGCGACGTTCCGCGAGGGGCTGGAGCGGGTGGGGAACGCGCTGAACGGGCGATCACATCGCGCTGGCTGA